A segment of the Helicobacter sp. 'house sparrow 1' genome:
CTCTAGCAGAGGAAATAATGATAGGGATGCTTGAAAATGCTCTTATCTTTTTACAAAGTTCAAAACCATCTAGTTCTGGAAGTGTGAGATCTAAGATGATAATATCAATATTTTTTTGTTGTTTAAGAATTTCTAAAGACTTCACAGGAGAAGCGGTTGCAATTGTCTCAAAACCAGCCTGTCTTAAATAAGTGACGATAAGACCTTGCATATCAAGATCATCTTCTATCAACAATACCCTTCCCATATTAATCCTTTGAACTACTATGTTGCGCTTATATTCTACTACAAAGTAGAAAAACTCTTGTTTAGATTTATGTTAATCCTATAGGTTTTCAAATTTCTTAACATAAAACTCAACAGTTTTTTCATTTCCAAGGAATGCAATAAAATCTTCATTTAGAATCTCAAAATCCAAATTAAAATGCATCAGCCAATCTTCTTTTCTTTTGATTGCAACAATTTTAATTTCTTGAATAATATTGCCATTTTCATCTTTTTTGATACTTGCTTCTTGAATTTCTTTGATAGTTTTTTTTCCAAAAATATCACTTGCTAAAACTTTACACATTTTGAGATTCTCACTAATTACACTCACATCAGCTTTAGAAGCAATCAGTTCAACAAAAAGCCTATTTGCTGCTTCTCTTTCAGGATAAATCACCTTATCAGCACCAATTTTTGATAGGATTTGCCCATGTGTTTTGTTTGTAGCCTTAGCAATAATCATCTTATTGCCCAATTCTTTTAGTGCCATTACTGTAAGAATAGAGGCTTCAATATTCTCACCAATACTTACAATCACAACATCAAGATCACTGATTCCTGCTTCTTTTAGCGCAAGTATATCTGTAGAATCTAGCATATAGAGATTTTCTACATCCTCTCTAAAATCTCTAAAATTTTCTTGCGAATTATCACAAACAATAATACTTTCCCCTTGATCTACAAGTCCCCTTGCAATATAAGAACCAAATTTTCCAAGACCAATTACGCCATAGGTTTTCTTTATCATTATAGCTCCTTAGTATTTTTTATAATATGACCTTTTCTGTTGGATATTGTATTCTACTGACTTTACTTTTACCAAACAGAGCGAAAGTAAAGACTAATACGCCAATTTTACCTAGAATCATTGCAATGATAATAAGTATTTTTCCCGCATCATTAAAGACTGCACTTAGAGATAATATTCCTCCATTTCCTGTGGAGATACCCACATTTGAAAAAGCAGCATTAACCTCAAAAATAAGTGGGAAAAAATCTAGGTTTGGTTGCGCAAAAGCAAGCAATAAAGATATAACAAGAAAATACAAGCTTGAAATCAAAAAAATCATAAGAGCTTTTTGTACACTTTCTTGAGGAATGGTGCGATTAAATAATCTTGGTTGTGTATTGCTTAAAATGGAGCGACAAAATGCAAATAATACTGCAAGGGTAGTAATTTTTATACCCGCAGCAGTCCCACCCGGGGATCCTCCAATTAACATTAAAATTGTAGAAAAAAACAAAGTAGAGTCATTAAGATTAGAAATATCATAAGTAACAAACCCAGCAGATCTATAATTGATAGAGGTAAAAAGTGCAGTCATAATTTTTTCAAAGAAACTAAAGCTAGAAAAGGTTTTTGGATTATTCCACTCTAAAATTAGAATGACAATAGCACCAAATAAAATAAGAATAATAGTAGCACTAAAAACAATCTTGAAATGCAAAGAAAACCTAAAGGTTTTTGTATGTGGTTGTTGTGAGACTTTATATTTTGCAAAATAATGAAGTTCGGCCAAACAAATATATCCTATCCCACCCAAAATAACTAGGATGCAAATTACAGTATTAATAAGAATATCTGTTCGAAAATCCATTAGGCTATCAGGAAAAATTGAAAATCCTCCATTGTTAAAAGCGGTGATAGAGTGAAAAATGCCATACCATATTCCATCCCTAATACCAAAGCGGACACTAAAATCTAAGCTTAAGATTAGCGCACCAATTGATTCAATAATCACAACATAAACTAGAATTTTTTTGATAAAGTCCATTAAATTATCATAACTTGAATAATTGAGTGCTTCTTTTAACATATTCTTTTCGGCACTACCTAATCTTTTTCGCAATGCAACATAAATTAATCCTAGCATTGTCATATATCCAAAGCCACCAAGCTGAACTAAAAAAAGTAGGATGCAGTGACCAGTAAATGTAAAGTCTAAAGCAGTATCTTTTACAATAAGTCCTGTGCAGGCAAGTGCAGAGGTTGCAGTAAAGAAGGCATCAATAAAGGCAAGATCTGTAACGCGTGAAAAGGGCATTGATAAAAAAGCTGCAGCAA
Coding sequences within it:
- a CDS encoding TrkH family potassium uptake protein translates to MNLKSIKFLLLSYIGIALIAAAFLSMPFSRVTDLAFIDAFFTATSALACTGLIVKDTALDFTFTGHCILLFLVQLGGFGYMTMLGLIYVALRKRLGSAEKNMLKEALNYSSYDNLMDFIKKILVYVVIIESIGALILSLDFSVRFGIRDGIWYGIFHSITAFNNGGFSIFPDSLMDFRTDILINTVICILVILGGIGYICLAELHYFAKYKVSQQPHTKTFRFSLHFKIVFSATIILILFGAIVILILEWNNPKTFSSFSFFEKIMTALFTSINYRSAGFVTYDISNLNDSTLFFSTILMLIGGSPGGTAAGIKITTLAVLFAFCRSILSNTQPRLFNRTIPQESVQKALMIFLISSLYFLVISLLLAFAQPNLDFFPLIFEVNAAFSNVGISTGNGGILSLSAVFNDAGKILIIIAMILGKIGVLVFTFALFGKSKVSRIQYPTEKVIL
- a CDS encoding potassium channel family protein, with translation MIKKTYGVIGLGKFGSYIARGLVDQGESIIVCDNSQENFRDFREDVENLYMLDSTDILALKEAGISDLDVVIVSIGENIEASILTVMALKELGNKMIIAKATNKTHGQILSKIGADKVIYPEREAANRLFVELIASKADVSVISENLKMCKVLASDIFGKKTIKEIQEASIKKDENGNIIQEIKIVAIKRKEDWLMHFNLDFEILNEDFIAFLGNEKTVEFYVKKFENL